Proteins from one Argopecten irradians isolate NY chromosome 15, Ai_NY, whole genome shotgun sequence genomic window:
- the LOC138309831 gene encoding alpha-(1,3)-fucosyltransferase 7-like translates to MVRWRTVRLKYVTVVWAIGAVCLSVKLLHETYETTRRKQNDVPWHKQRDVVEDSESKWSIFRRHNDTMDIYLEKLKHVGEVELSNAQQKLHGVVNDRISRIKETETFNGRRVIKVHYFNKPEHVSENSFSDCPDACSLTWGVNADISKSDAVIFQGPNLALTNPSPPSKPRGQIWILHGSEAPVYWMRDLSQWHSVFNWTMAYRRDADVRHSYGEFRKRQSTRSSVATTKSVRPIGWFVSHCTTSSLREVYVKQLSKHVNVDIYGACGKLNCPYGKYKECIDRYRFYLSFENAICRDYITEKVFSVYQIAANTIPVVRGFKEQASIFLPPGSYVSTDDFTSHSELSKFIENISSNETLFTSYFRWKQFYESYSYEPNPFCVLCRKLHHSDSYRRLYNDIDAWLKGGNRPFCGSTSDVT, encoded by the exons ATGGTGCGGTGGAGAACAGTTCGGTT GAAGTACGTGACCGTGGTATGGGCAATAGGTGCCGTCTGTCTATCCGTCAAACTTCTACACGAAACTTACGAGACGACCAGGAGGAAGCAGAATGACGTACCATGGCATAAACAGCGAGATGTTGTGGAGGATTCTGAAAGTAAATGGTCGATATTCCGGAGACATAATGACACAATGGATATATATCTAGAAAAACTTAAACATGTCGGTGAAGTTGAACTAAGCAATGCACAACAAAAACTACATGGAGTCGTAAACGACAGGATTTCCCGGATAAAAGAGACAGAAACATTTAATGGAAGGCGGGTTATAAAAGTACATTATTTCAACAAACCAGAACATGTGTCGGAAAACTCTTTTTCTGATTGCCCGGATGCATGTTCACTAACTTGGGGTGTAAACGCTGATATATCTAAAAGTGACGCCGTCATTTTCCAGGGTCCGAATCTGGCACTGACCAATCCCAGTCCCCCAAGCAAACCACGTGGGCAGATCTGGATACTACACGGAAGCGAGGCTCCTGTGTATTGGATGAGAGACTTATCACAATGGCACAGTGTCTTTAACTGGACCATGGCTTATCGCAGAGACGCCGACGTCAGACATTCGTACGGGGAATTTAGGAAACGTCAAAGTACACGCTCAAGTGTCGCTACAACTAAATCAGTAAGGCCTATAGGTTGGTTCGTTAGTCACTGTACGACGTCCTCACTGAGAGAAGTTTACGTGAAACAGCTTTCTAAACATGTAAATGTCGACATATATGGTGCATGCGGGAAGTTAAACTGCCCTTATGGGAAATATAAGGAGTGTATAGACAGATACAGATTTTATTTGTCGTTTGAGAATGCTATTTGTCGTGATTACATAACAGAGAAGGTATTCAGTGTGTATCAGATCGCTGCAAACACAATCCCCGTAGTACGTGGGTTCAAAGAGCAAGCTTCGATTTTCCTGCCACCCGGAAGTTACGTCAGCACGGATGATTTTACGTCACACAGTGAACTTAGTAAGTTTATAGAAAACATATCATCTAATGAAACATTATTTACGAGTTATTTTCGATGGAAACAGTTTTATGAATCATACAGTTATGAACCAAATCCTTTTTGTGTATTGTGCCGGAAGCTACATCATTCTGATTCATACAGACGCTTGTATAACGATATTGACGCTTGGCTTAAGGGCGGAAATCGGCCGTTCTGTGGGAGCACCAGTGACGTTACGTAG
- the LOC138309164 gene encoding cadherin-related family member 3-like: MTYKTACVVSLIVLVISNEVTAQFGNLPNSASIAENSPGGTPVFTITISTRPFSPLDYIIQYDPPETETLFLVSVVPVGFAVTVKQGATLDYETLPNQYQIILLQLGIEGSGEGELVFPTGGVQKRQALPNTAGIGVLDINITNVNEPPEFSSPNFFITAPESSVSQDPFVVLPGKASDVDVNDTLWYEINNIFPSVEGTRFDINRTTGNILLLGGYDVDNNIDPDVLIFTLQVIDQGGLFNTTTLIVNIIDIDDNVPVFTGSGSYDILIPEDYAKITGVNIGYVHADDADGSDTVTYAIVTGNMYFSVESSTGFIQLISPLPLNTVKNGVLTFSVAANSGLRRNINPVTAHVKVWIVPFCTAEDERGCDLCNESSTTTTPPKEIQTATPTLLPSRKKRVVDDTGIDVCPTTMCSKCRHYLTSTCSDGTVPLTSLTKQPACPTQTGDVTYTRLDICWIIPLVVAVGIATIIIALCLYKNQKKTKTAPSLPENGLHNNNLRKPDIITVATT, from the exons ATGACTTACAAAACCGCCTGTGTTGTGTCTTTAATTGTATTGGTAATATCAAATGAAG TGACGGCACAGTTTGGAAATCTGCCCAACTCTGCCAGTATAGCTGAGAACAGTCCCGGAGGTACCCCGGTGTTTACAATAACCATCAGTACGCGTCCATTCTCTCCTCTAGACTATATCATCCAGTATGATCCTCCGGAGACTGAGACTCTCTTCCTCGTCAGTGTTGTACCAGTCG GATTTGCAGTAACCGTCAAACAAGGCGCCACGTTGGATTATGAGACACTTCCAAACCAGTACCAAATCATCTTGCTCCAACTCGGTATAGAGGGTTCTGGAGAAGGCGAGCTAGTGTTCCCAACAGGAGGAGTGCAAAAACGGCAGGCGCTACCAAACACCGCAGGCATTGGTGTACTTGACATCAACATCACCAATGTTAATGAACCTCCAGAATTCTCGAGTCCCAACTTCTTCATCACTGCACCTGAGAGTTCG GTTTCTCAGGACCCATTTGTAGTCTTACCCGGGAAAGCAAGCGATGTTGATGTAAACGATACGCTTtggtatgaaataaataatatattccCATCTGTTGAAGGGACACGTTTTGATATAAATAGAACTACCGGAAATATCCTTCTCCTTGGGGGATACGACGTGGATAATAACATTGACCCGGATGTACTTATATTCACCTTACAGGTTATCGATCAGGGTGGTCTGTTCAATACTACAACACTGATCGTTAATATTATTGACATCGATGATAATGTTCCTGTGTTTACCGGAAGCGGTAGTTACGACATACTAATTCCGGAAGATTACGCAAAAATAACAGGAGTTAACATTGGATACGTCCATGCCGATGATGCAGATGGTAGCGACACTGTAACATATGCAATAGTAACAGGGAATATGTATTTTAGTGTAGAATCATCTACAGGGTTTATACAACTGATATCCCCACTCCCGCTCAACACGGTAAAGAATGGTGTACTTACATTCAGCGTTGCAGCAAATAGCGGACTTCGTAGAAACATTAACCCGGTCACAGCGCATGTCAAGGTGTGGATTGTACCTTTCTGTACGGCAGAGGATGAGAGAGGATGCGATCTATGTAACGAGTCATCAACTACGACCACACCACCAAAAGAAATCCAAACGGCCACCCCTACGTTACTTCCTTCACGGAAGAAGCGCGTAGTAGATGACACTGGTATAGACGTCTGTCCTACGACGATGTGTTCTAAATGTCGTCACTATCTGACCAGTACGTGTTCAGACGGAACTGTTCCACTGACGTCACTAACCAAGCAGCCAGCATGTCCAACACAAACTGGAGACGTCACCTACACTAGACTCGATATCTGCTGGATCATACCATTGGTAGTCGCTGTGGGCATTGCCACTATCATCATCGCCTTGTGCCTGTACAA gaatcaaaagaaaacaaagacaGCGCCAAGTCTTCCTGAGAATGGCCTGCACAACAACAATCTTAGGAAACCTGACATTATTACTGTAGCAACAACCTAA
- the LOC138309163 gene encoding uncharacterized protein, with product MAESGQEKKDKNDVTSLPAGHLLDCPICLTEMRSPKSLPCLHSFCEECLGTYIVTDLSGEMAAMTSFPCPVCKKITSPVNSSDGKQTWARQFPTNSLIQGIQNAKVMSNDKLDCTICCKSKEIQTPAKYLCKPNGILLCDACKNNVHDLLHSSCNIVVIDDMAWKEPVTKTCSTHKDEMDFYCEEHKFIGCNKCIIADHRACHTVMTIKEFCDKQRKTEFLYCMDKSLEKALNRMELVSQACDDQEKSIHHNQDVGLKSITDLRQCFNAYFDKTQEEVTQELISKHKAEKDKVDLGRQKCRRLTVAIQNTREASRTAAQLDDHIEMIQLFHRGQAEIRACNDLIDEISLSKAIDIKHDIEPSLTTIDETSPLSLGRILVEEQPYSTPDWVEYIQNHGVLSESRVRKLGTIKVDTSSYRYGCNHQGVLVMADGKVVLSDYENKRLRLYSCDGGCLNEITLSNDPRDLCLVDDNTVAVSTASSDEGIRIVKVKDGTLTPSTAIKTPSASYGITFREGKFLVTTPRNIYEIPMEGELKQIQSLPYDCYCLASDENEVFATLSTSEAEKVVVTKLTSDVQTCVARVGVVKSGRGIDVDREGNLYVCGYESNNVVQMSRYGTQIRELLMAKDGIDKPMAISVHGNKFVVTNVSSQDKNNVHVYQLY from the coding sequence ATGGCGGAAAGTGGACAGgaaaagaaagataaaaatgacgtcacttcctTGCCGGCCGGTCATCTCCTGGACTGTCCTATTTGTCTAACAGAGATGAGATCCCCAAAGTCTCTTCCTTGTTTACATTCCTTCTGTGAGGAATGTCTTGGTACCTACATCGTCACAGACTTATCAGGTGAGATGGCGGCCATGACCTCATTCCCCTGTCCTGTATGTAAAAAGATCACATCTCCGGTGAACTCCTCTGACGGTAAGCAGACTTGGGCCCGACAATTCCCCACCAATAGTCTCATACAGGGAATCCAAAACGCCAAGGTAATGTCCAACGACAAATTAGACTGTACTATTTGTTGCAAATCAAAGGAAATTCAAACACCGGCAAAGTATCTGTGTAAACCAAACGGAATCTTGCTTTGTGACGCatgtaaaaataatgttcaCGATTTATTGCACAGCTCTTGCAACATTGTGGTGATCGATGACATGGCATGGAAGGAACCTGTAACGAAGACATGTTCTACACACAAAGATGAGATGGATTTCTACTGTGAGGAACATAAGTTTATTGGATGCAACAAGTGTATCATAGCAGATCACCGAGCCTGCCATACAGTGATGACTATTAAAGAATTCTGTGATAAGCAGAGGAAAACCGAATTTTTATATTGCATGGATAAATCTCTCGAAAAAGCACTTAATCGTATGGAGTTGGTCAGCCAGGCTTGTGACGATCAAGAGAAATCTATTCATCATAATCAAGACGTTGGTTTAAAGAGCATAACAGATCTGAGGCAATGCTTCAACGCTTACTTCGACAAGACACAAGAGGAGGTCACTCAGGAGCTGATCTCAAAACATAAAGCTGAAAAAGACAAGGTTGATTTAGGTAGACAGAAGTGTAGGAGGCTAACGGTGGCCATTCAAAACACAAGGGAAGCGTCCAGAACAGCGGCTCAGTTAGACGATCATATCGAGATGATACAACTGTTCCATCGCGGCCAGGCAGAGATTCGTGCCTGTAACGACTTGATTGACGAGATATCGTTATCCAAGGCAATCGATATTAAACATGACATCGAACCCAGCCTCACAACGATCGACGAAACCAGCCCGTTGTCCCTTGGAAGGATTCTTGTCGAGGAGCAGCCCTATAGCACACCAGACTGGGTGGAATACATACAAAATCATGGCGTTCTATCCGAAAGTCGCGTGAGGAAACTCGGCACAATTAAAGTGGATACTTCGTCCTACCGCTATGGGTGTAATCATCAAGGTGTTTTAGTGATGGCAGACGGGAAGGTAGTCTTAAGCGACTATGAAAACAAACGATTGAGATTATATTCATGCGACGGTGGATGTTTAAATGAAATCACCTTAAGTAATGATCCACGAGACTTATGTTTGGTGGATGATAATACAGTGGCTGTGAGTACCGCTTCTTCTGATGAAGGCATACGGATTGTAAAAGTAAAGGACGGTACACTAACACCCTCAACTGCTATAAAGACTCCATCAGCATCATACGGTATAACGTTTAGAGAAGGCAAGTTCCTCGTGACCACTCCACGCAATATATATGAGATACCAATGGAGGGAGAGTTAAAGCAAATCCAGTCATTACCCTACGATTGTTATTGCCTCGCCTCAGACGAAAACGAGGTCTTCGCCACTCTTTCAACATCTGAAGCTGAAAAGGTCGTGGTAACCAAGCTGACGTCTGATGTACAGACATGCGTGGCCCGTGTTGGAGTCGTCAAGTCTGGTAGAGGAATAGACGTAGATCGGGAAGGTAATCTTTATGTTTGCGGCTATGAATCTAACAACGTTGTACAGATGTCTAGATACGGGACCCAGATTCGAGAACTGCTGATGGCAAAGGATGGTATTGACAAGCCGATGGCTATATCTGTACACGGGAACAAATTTGTAGTAACCAACGTTTCATCGCAAGACAAGAATAATGTGCATGTATATCAACTTTATTGA